A portion of the Oncorhynchus gorbuscha isolate QuinsamMale2020 ecotype Even-year linkage group LG19, OgorEven_v1.0, whole genome shotgun sequence genome contains these proteins:
- the LOC124005167 gene encoding LOW QUALITY PROTEIN: double-stranded RNA-specific adenosine deaminase-like (The sequence of the model RefSeq protein was modified relative to this genomic sequence to represent the inferred CDS: deleted 1 base in 1 codon) — translation MSRGRGGPPIEHYHRPPLPQLQAKQQYYRAGPLGFHPRASPQQALHPNVHSYLGPVPPLVPPSAHSQPLYPSVPPPPGHSPALNQQSSCPSGPNSFRQQQVHFLRGQNTEAPQFRVSPRGGAELGSRGTERTLNESNQTQAGYSRFSQNSSRGRGGYGSERGRGNGRDFRYPPSQGPPRGPTGPTFWNQKQTSTQKQGFNRQWSLHADCADRPSFSEGFQSLSLDRERSYRGRVDRGDSFEQASVGSSNNSNNKSVPTFQPPDIREQVLQALADLSPGEKLQAKCLAKTLRLPKKFINQALYGLERDKKASKHGESPPEWTVYVEPQVEPESRNSDPESPRSQPREHSVESQERPSEEDCSHFLSVKEEDVVIDAEIQQIEAQGPEGDKEEDYYVESDSHSSSSEPSESYRQHSQSQTQQPSINSSSNEELDLDLDESDMADCGSNQKELILQYLLEAGEATALVISKNLGLRGAKQVNPTLYAMEKQGDVSRNAEVTPHIWELSVHRRERMERSLKAERSAPAKVEGMGSGFQAVPPGLECLEASAEAEDESNGGQWATDDIPEFLNAISRDGGGTVAVSLAAPPPQNLRAKLQEVRAKNPVSGLMEFAQYQGHNCEFLLLDQSGPSHDPRFRMQVMLDGRLFPVAEASNKKVAKKDAAAATLRILLREIEGGGAEEGLTAGVDQAMDPTSDVPEVVEGPPQALSRSLPGGKNPVSMLMEYSQRTGNPIEFINTGQEGPPHDPRFMFRVKIGESLCAESSAPSKKAARQLAAEEAVKELMADGRLQLNKPQFPLCLSGDEGGFMPACPSLPPLTEEELRSAHEAGVGDLISHLNNNAVSGLLEYARARGFAAEIRLVGQSGPPHEPKFTYQAKLGGRWFPPVCASNKKQGKQEAADAALRVLIGEAEKAARTGELTPAELPLSGGTIHDQIAMLSHQRFNALTTRIQHSLLGRKILATIVMKRGEGLGTVVSLGTGNRCVKGEELSLKGDTVNDCHAEIISRRGFIRFLYAELLKHCEGSEDSIFEPAEENKLRIKPDTTFHLYISTAPCGDGALFDKSCSEDAGDGQGHQPLFENAKQGKLRTKVENGEGTIPVESSTIVPTWDGIQHGERLRTMSCSDKILRWNVLGLQGALLSHFLHPIYLASITLGYLYSHGHLTRAVCCRLARDGEVFSKSLPAPYTLNHPEVGRVSVYDSTRHTGKTKESSVNWSQPDHITVEVLDGTKGKLDGPKLDVSRVSKSNIFRQFRLLCQQCGRQDLLALPSYAQAKMAAMSFQVAKQQFFDALGSHGYGAWIGKPLEEKSFDEAAASDGQGAGSVANSNQGYNNNNSYGSTTTDYNSSQWGSSAYTQAM, via the exons ATGAGCAGAGGACGAGGAGGGCCCCCCATAGAGCATTACCACCGACCCCCTCTCCCCCAACTGCAGGCGAAGCAACAATACTACAGAGCTGGACCCCTGGGATTTCACCCCAGAGCCTCCCCGCaacaggccctacacccaaacgtCCATTCATACCTGGGCCCAGTTCCCCCTCTTGTACCACCCAGTGCCCACTCTCagcctctctacccctctgtccctcccccacCCGGTCACAGCCCAGCCCTGAATCAGCAGAGCTCTTGTCCCAGTGGTCCTAACTCCTTCAGGCAGCAGCAGGTCCACTTCCTGAGGGGACAGAACACTGAGGCTCCCCAGTTTAGGGTGAGCCCCAGAGGAGGTGCAGAGCTTGGGTCGAGGGGGACCGAACGGACTCTA AACGAATCGAACCAGACCCAGGCAGGGTACAGCAGGTTCTCCCAAAACAGCtctagggggagagggggatacggcagcgagagaggcagaggaaacgGTAGGGACTTCAGGTACCCACCCAGTCAGGGACCCCCTAGAGGACCAACCGGCCCTACATTCTGGAACCAGAAGCAGACTTCAACCCAAAAGCAAGGCTTCAACAGACAGTGGAGCCTTCATGCAGACTGTGCTGACAGGCCGTCTTTCTCAGAAGGCTTTCAGAGTTTATCCTTAGACAGAGAGAGGTCCTACAGAGGAAGAGTTGACCGAGGCGACAGCTTTGAACAAGCTTCTGTTGGTAGTAGTAATAATTCAAACAACAAGAGTGTCCCTACATTTCAGCCACCCGACATCCGAGAGCAAGTTTTGCAAGCCTTGGCAGATTTGAGTCCCGGTGAGAAGCTACAAGCAAAGTGTTTGGCGAAAACGCTGCGGTTGCCCAAAAAGTTTATCAACCAGGCCCTTTACGGTCTTGAGCGTGATAAGAAAGCTTCAAAACACGGTGAAAGTCCTCCAGAGTGGACTGTCTACGTAGAACCACAGGTAGAACCGGAAAGTAGAAATTCTGATCCGGAAAGCCCACGTTCCCAACCGAGGGAACATTCTGTGGAGTCACAGGAAAGGCCTTCAGAAGAAGATTGCTCTCACTTCCTGTCTGTGAAGGAGGAGGACGTTGTCATCGACGCTGAGATCCAGCAAATTGAAGCGCAGGGTCCTGAGGGCGACAAAGAAGAAGATTACTACGTAGAATCTGATTCACACTCTTCTTCCTCAGAACCATCTGAGTCCTATCGGCAACATTCCCAGTCCCAAACCCAACAACCCAGTATCAATAGCAGCAGTAACGAAGAGCTTGACCTAGACCTTGACGAGAGCGACATGGCGGACTGCGGCAGTAATCAGAAGGAGTTGATCCTGCAGTATCTGCTGGAGGCAGGGGAGGCCACGGCCCTGGTGATCTCCAAGAACCTGGGCCTGAGGGGCGCCAAGCAGGTCAACCCCACCCTGTACGCCATGGAGAAGCAGGGTGACGTGAGCCGCAACGCAGAGGTGACCCCTCACATCTGGGAGCTATCTGTCCATCgcagggagaggatggagaggagccTCAAGGCCGAGCGCAGCGCCCCTGCAAAGGTCGAAGGAATGGGGTCCGGATTCCAGGCGGTGCCACCCGGATTGGAGTGTCTAGAGGCCAGCGCTGAGGCG GAGGACGAGTCGAACGGAGGGCAGTGGGCGACCGACGATATCCCCGAATTCCTCAACGCCATCAGCCGGGATGGAGGGGGGACAGTAGCAGTCTCCCTGGCAGCGCCCCCACCTCAGAACCTCCGTGCCAAACTCCAGGAGGTGAGGGCCAAGAACCCCGTCAGCGGCCTGATGGAGTTTGCCCAGTACCAGGGACACAATTGCGAGTTCCTGCTCCTCGACCAATCAGGGCCCTCACATGACCCCAG ATTCCGTATGCAGGTCATGCTGGACGGCAGGTTGTTTCCTGTTGCTGAGGCATCTAATAAAAAGGTGGCTAAGAAAGATGCTGCCGCAGCAACCCTGAGGATTCTGCTGCGTgagatagaggggggaggggCCGAGGAGGGGCTCACTGCAGGGGTGGACCAGGCCATGGACCCCACCTCTGACGTCCCT gaggtggtggagggtccACCCCAGGCCCTGTCCCGTTCCCTGCCGGGGGGTAAGAACCCCGTGTCCATGCTGATGGAGTACAGTCAGCGCACTGGAAACCCCATCGAGTTCATCAACACTGGACAGGAGGGCCCACCTCACGACCCACG GTTCATGTTCAGGGTGAAGATCGGGGAAAGCCTGTGTGCTGAGAGCTCAGCCCCCAGTAAGAAGGCTGCCAGGCAGCTGGCTGCAGAGGAGGCAGTCAAGGAGTTAATGGCCGACGGGAGACTGCAGCTCAACAAG CCCCAGTTTCCCCTGTGTCTGTCTGGTGATGAAGGGGGCTTCATGCCCGCTTGCCCCTCCCTGCCCCCGCTGACAGAGGAGGAGCTGCGTTCTGCCCACGAGGCGGGGGTTGGTGACCTCATCAGCCACCTAAACAACAACGCCGTGTCAGGTCTGCTGGAGTACGCCCGGGCCAGGGGCTTCGCTGCAGAGATACGACTGGTTGGGCAGTCAGGACCACCGCATGAGCCCAA gtttACCTACCAGGCTAAACTAGGGGGTCGCTGGTTCCCTCCTGTCTGTGCTTCCAATAAGAAGCAAGGGAAACAGGAAGCAGCTGATGCAGCTCTGAGGGTTCTGATTGGAGAGGCAGAGAAGGCTGCCCGCACCGGGGAACTAACCCCTGCAGAG CTGCCACTGAGTGGTGGGACAATCCATGACCAGATCGCCATGTTGAGTCACCAGCGCTTCAACGCCCTCACCACACGCATACAGCACAGTCTTCTGGGAAGGAAGATCCTCGCTACCATCGTCATGAAGAGGGGGGAAGGGCTGGGGACCGTGGTCAGTCTGGGAACag GAAATCGCTGTGTTAAAGGGGAGGAGCTGAGTCTTAAAGGGGACACCGTTAATGACTGCCACGCAGAAATCATCTCCAGGAGAGGGTTTATCAG GTTTCTATATGCTGAGTTGCTGAAGCACTGTGAAGGATCAGAGGACAGCATATTTGAGCCAGCTGAGGAGAACAAGCTCCGGATCAAACCTGACACCACCTTCCACCTCTATATCAG TACTGCTCCGTGCGGAGACGGGGCGTTGTTTGATAAGTCATGCAGCGAGGACGCGGGGGACGGCCAGGGCCACCAGCCCCTGTTTGAGAACGCCAAGCAGGGCAAGCTGCGCACCAAGGTGGAGAATG GTGAGGGCACCATCCCGGTAGAGTCATCGACCATCGTGCCCACCTGGGACGGCATCCAGCACGGCGAGCGTCTGAGGACCATGAGCTGTAGCGACAAGATCCTTCGCTGGAACGTCCTGGGACTGCAGGGAGCCCTGCTCTCCCACTTCCTCCATCCTATCTACCTGGCTTCAATCACCCTGG GCTACCTGTACAGCCATGGCCACCTGACACGTGCTGTCTGCTGCCGATTGGCCAGAGACGGCGAAGTCTTCTCCAAGAGTCTACCTGCTCCCTACACACTCAACCACCCCGAG GTGGGCAGGGTGAGTGTGTATGACTCGACACGTCACACAGGGAAGACCAAGGAGTCCAGCGTGAACTGGAGCCAGCCAGACCACATCACTGTGGAGGTGCTGGATGGGACCAAGGGCAAACTGGACGG CCCCAAACTGGACGTGTCGCGGGTCTCCAAGTCCAACATCTTCCGTCAATTCCGGTTGTTATGCCAACAGTGCGGGCGCCAGGACCTGCTGGCTCTCCCGTCTTACGCCCAAGCCAAGATGGCCGCCATGTCCTTCCAGGTCGCCAAGCAGCAGTTCTTCGATGCGCTCGGTAGCCATGGTTACGGTGCCTGGATTGGCAAGCCATTGGAGGAGAAGAGCTTTGACGAAGCGGCGGCCTCTGATGGCCAAGGGGCAGGAAGTGTTGCTAATAGCAACCAGggatacaacaacaacaatagctATGGAAGCACAACCACTGACTATAACAGCAGCCAGTGGGGTAGTAGTGCGTACACACAGGCCATgtag